GCCGTGAATTGTCGATCTGTCGTCGATGCTGAAGTACGCGTCGTTCTGATGTCGCTGAATTTGGTAATGAACAACCTCGGAATCGTGCAGCACGGATAGCACATAATCGCCGGCAGCTGTATTTGACTCACGTACGAGGAAAGTTCCGTTTGTACCATCTGTTGAATGTTTTTGCAacgcaaaaaattgtaaacgagattaaaaaataaattaatggtgAGTAATTTGTAGCGAGCGATAATGAAACTTACGtgttcttaataaattttcagcttcCTCTCGTGAAATTCTGCCgtgaaagtaaaaattttcctgtgAATCCATCTTGATGATGTACGAAGGAgtctgaaaaatgaaaaaaaaattaaaaacaaaatttttaatccaaaccaagcataaaattcatcgaaaacacctccaacaaaaataatttccgagAAAAAGTCATCAAATTCCGAGAAATCTCCGACCCacgaattaataataaaatttgatgacgcacttttcttttattattgtcTCGAATTTACTTACTTTCTACTGAAATCACAACCTTTCGTGATTAAATGACACTCATTTACATGAAATCTGGcacaaaagttgaattttttaacgtttttggttaaaaaataaaacaaaataaaattaaaaaaaatataaaaacaaaaattaatcaaaattaaaaacaaagacttcaattttatcttttttaatttggcaTCTGTCAAAATcccgatgcacattttgaCAGGAGATCCGTTATATTTGCGTTTCTTATCAATTTACCGTACACATTTAGCGTATACGTACACATATCTATGCGAAAACAAGTGataaggaaataatttttcaattttcttaaaagttcAAAGGCTCTGGAAttttatcttcaaattttttgataattttaatttactttcaagataaaattaaattatcagtAGATAACgggtctttttatttttaccgtaAGAGATAGTATGAGGGAATCTCCTTGAcaattgataattaaattacgtcactaatttaaaatttaataatttttaattggttttgaggtttttttaattaatttgcgtCACGAAAGGTtggattttgttaaattaattcgcggaaaatttttttaacttactcTAATGATAATTCCATcacacatttttcacaaaattttctttttttctgctcaCTAAAGTTTGAGAAGATGTTTGATGCACGGAAAATcagataaattaaaagatttttggaTGATTTTCTGTTGAAGCAATTGAATAATTCGCACTTTGACACATTTTCAGTCGAATTTTGGGGATAAAATGCCAAGTAAAgatgaaaattgttgattttccaCGGCACTTTTCACACGATTGTGTCTTCTTTCTTTCTGTTTTTCGTTTGACGGTGCTGATGAGTCATACGAAAAAACGATGTGACTAATAAACAGGGTGAGTGAATCAAtttcaagagaattttttatatttttgttgatggagacgactggttttataaaaattttgaagtaaatttgagatttttttaataaaaatttctttaaaaaattatttttgttaaaatttttaaggagaaaaaatttttttttgttaattcatgaaaaattttatgaatgtacGCCACTGTGAATGGAACAGCTGATTGCTATAACTGTACAGCAGtggttgaaatttgaattagcgtCTATTGGaagatatttataaattttttaatacgaatttaattacaaaatttagaatttttgtataaaaaattaaaaaaaaatttaaaaataattttaaaaaatttaaaatattttttaaaaattcaattttaattatttttaaagaaattaaattttaaattaatttttttttataaaagttttataaaatttcaattcccaatgaacattcatGCGATAATGAAATAACAagcaacacgaaaaaaattattttgtctcaaaaatctcattaaaaaatgtctcaaatagCAAATAATCGTtcaatattgaagaaaatcgTTCAGCAAAGGGtaagaaaagtcaaaaaattaaaattaaacctcaaaaactaacaatttctgaataaatttcaGTCCACACTTTTACGATGCTCGcataacaaacacacaaacgCTGCCGTAATCGAACAAATCCGAGAAAAACTCTCAAGCGGACCGAATTTTCAGGATTTTGTGCATAATCCCGAATACACTCGCGATGATTGGAAAGAATACGAAGGAAAACTCAAGCGTGAAAAGAATGACAATGAACGTTTGAGACTCCCCCCTTGGTTAAAGACGAAAATTCCGatgggtaagaaatttttatgatgaccTTGAgacaaaattaagtcaataaaaCGTTATTTTAGGCAAGAATTTTGCGAAAATCAAGGAACAACTGAAGGAATTGAAGCTGGCGACAGTTTGTGAGGAAGCAAAGTGCCCAAATATCGGCGAATGTTGGGGCGGCGGCGAGCATGGAACACAAACAGCGACGATTATGGTACGTGTTCTTATCAGTGAAATGCCATAAAAGCAGGTCATGAGGgcaaaatagtaaataaaagttgtttttttgtagttgATGGGCGATACTTGTACACGAGGATGTCGTTTTTGCAGCGTCAAAACAGCGAGAATTCCTCCGCCATTGGATCCGGATGAACCGAAAAATACAGCGAAGGCGATTGCTTCATGGGGATTGGATTATATTGTGTTGACTTCCGTGGATCGTGatggtaatttttcaaaatttttgttataaagcatgaacaaggtagaaaaatttaaaatttttagatcttccTGATGGCGGTTCGAAACACATTGGTAGTTGCATCTCCGAAATCAAGCGTATGAGtcctcaaatttttgttgaatgtcTTTCTCCTGACTTCCGCGGCGATACGGAATGCATCAAAAACGTCGCTTTGAGTGGCTTGGATGTTTACGCGCACAACATTGAAACTGTCGAAAAGTTAACTCCTTTTGTTCGTGATCGTCGTGCAAATTATCGACAATCTCTCGCTTGTTTGGCAGAAGTTAAGAATATTAAACCGACACTCATCACGAAATCTTCGATCATGTTGGGTCTCGGCGAAACGGATGAACAAGTTGAACAAACGATGCGTGATTTGCGAGAAGCAGGCGTTGATTGTCTCACTTTGGGGCAATATATGCAACCGACGACGAAACATTTGAAAGTTATTGAGTACGTGACGCCCGAGAAATTCAAGCATTGGGAAGAAAAAGGCAAGGAATTGGGATTTTTGTATACAGCAAGTGGTCCATTGGTTCGAAGTTCTTACAAGGCGggagaatttttcattacgaGCATCTTGAAAGATCGGGCAGCTTCGAATtcataaactgaaaaaaataaattttaatgaaaaattgtgaaataaaatatttagaaaataaatgaatgatttatttaaaagaaattgtttaatttattttttcataaaaatttatatcaaaaaaataaatacatatgaaaatttttacgaaaataaaaataggtaattttatattttaaaagaaattattattttaatttttttttataaataaatcaaaaatgatttttatttatttattgttttttttattaaaataaaattaaaataatttatttttaattaaaaaattcaataaaacgaattatttttatttaaaaaaaagaataaatttaaatatttaacgaaaaaaaaaaatttaatatagaaaaaaataaattatcaaaataaaaattttaaagaaaaaaaaatcaataaaaaaattaaattaaaaataattttaaaaattatttaattgaaaatttttgaaattattttttaatttaaaaaaaaatcgaatcttaaaatatttaactatttttttttttaaattttaaactaaacatattaattttttaaaagaaaaattaaataaacgaattaaatctcattaaataaaaaaaaataaattaaatatttaacgaaaatttattttttttaaatatattttaaaattaattatttaaattaaaaattttaagaaatataaaattattttttataaatatttaataaaacaatttttttttattaaaaattttaaatattatttaaaaaaaattatttaaattttattttaacaaaaatataaaaataatttcataaaaaattaatttatttttaaataaaataaaaaaaaattatttaatattttattaaaaataaatttattaatattaaaataattttacctacctaattgaatttttttattaatttattttttatttatttttagatgaattataatttcatttgagaatagaaaaataaacaaatgtaTATTTACCGTAATCGGATAATATTTGAGCAACGCGCATGCCTGCATTTCCATCACACGAATTTTCCAAGTTACATTCCCACTTGTTTGACACTTTTCCTTTGATGCACACGCAATTTCGGGAGCAAAACCTGAACGatacgagagaaaaaagttaaaaaattttaattttaattgagttttatttttactcgtTAGCAAACTTCCGCATCCTTCGGAGCAAAAGTTCAGCAAATCACGCACATCAAAGGTAAATGCctctaaaaaagaagaaagaaagaaaaatacagAGAATATTTAATGTGATGATTAGATAATAGAAAGTGATAGTGTGTCATGAACATATGGCAGGCAGAcaaaaggattaaaatttacctcattttccgatttttcgtttaatttctcgaaaattttcagatgCCCGGAACACGAAGGATGATCTTGAAGCACGTAATGTCGGGAATTTGCTTCAAAATGAACAGAACAAAGCAGTTACCCGGAGAtgtgagacttttttttttaacttcatttgtttcgtttcattgacaaaggattttttttcatgcacgcaaacataaaaaaaaacacagattATGGATACGCCACTAAATCGATGTCTGAGTACGTTGGATATCACGATGTTAGgtgagttttttgatttttacggagatattttcagaatttgatggatttttgtcGAACGCAGGAATCGGACATATGATTGGAGCGGGAATTTATGTGTTGACGGGAACTGTGGCGAAAGAGATGGCAGGTCCGGGAATCGTTTTGTCGTTTATTTTGGCAGGACTTGTTTCGATGGTAAGGattttttaacggatttttagtttttgtttgaGATGAAGTTCAAAAGTGTTTGTGAgacgaacaaaattttcataattttttttttcgaattttttattttttttgagttgttcaaaattaaaattgaattaaattattcaaaaattttcatcttgaataaaatttttttttttttcaaatttttcaaaattttaaaaataaaataaaataattaattaataaaatttaaattttttaaaaatttaaaaaatgagaaaattttattaaaagcaaaaaaattatgaaaatttttatcatgaaataatttttaaaaaacttttttaatttttcgtattttcaagaattttttaaaattttctatatttaatgataatttttttaaattcagagacaaattatttttcatttatcataaaaattaaaaaaaaaaatttaaattttttaaaatctgagaaaaattgaaaaatttatgaaaatttaaaaaattaaattttaaataattttgtgaatttgaaacacagaaaaaaatctttgagcatcagaaatagaaaatttattgaaattaaaaatataaaaataaaaaataattaaaattatttaaaaaatgttgaaatttttgtgagaaattaaaaaaaaaaatgaaaaaaatttttaaaatttaactaaaaagttaaaataaaattaattaaaaaattatttaaatgaattaaattgaattcatgaataaaaattaaattaaacttattaaaaattaaaataaaataaataaaataaaaaaaatatttttttttaaattaaattattttaatatattttttaaaaattatattatttttttaatttaattttaattattaaaaaaattaattaatgaaaactcTCATGAACCAAAAATAGAAATCACTTAAAATCTTCATTTAAACAAAACCATCATAATTTCCCTCCTGTTGCGATGAAAATGCATGCAACATGAAATCTGATCCAAATGTCAATGTAAATCATAGATGAGTGAATAACAAGTGTGTAGGTGTCATGCATGGAACGAGAAATTATTATCTGTGGGAGTATccttttgaacttttacttctattttccttcaatttaCAGTTATCAGCATTATGTTACGCTGAATTTGGAACTCGTGTCCCGAAAGCTGGCTCAGCTTACGTTTACACGTACGTCTCGATTGGGGAATTTTGGGCTTTTGTCATCGGATGGAATATAATTCTTGAACATATGTTAGGAGCTGCTTCGGTTGCAAGAGCttggtatgaaaaaaaatatttttttaaaaatttttaataaaaaattaattaaaatttaaactaaattaattaaatttaattaaataaaattaattaaattaaattaatttaatttcaattaataaaataatttaattaattaatttttatttaaattatttaattttaatttaatttaatttaaaaattaattaaatttaaattaaattttttttaaatttaaattaaataaaataaaaattaatttaaaaaaattaaattaatttaattaaatttaatttttttaaaaaaattaattaaatttaaatttaaatttaattttaaaattaaaaaaattgaaaaaaaaaattatttaaaaatttaattcaatttaaatttaaataaaataaaaattaaatttaatttaaataaattttttaaattttttttaaataataaaaattaaaaatacaatttaattaaaaaaataatttgaaaaattaaaattaatttaaaattaattttgatttttttttatttatttagaaccattttaaaatttttaattaaactttttttaattaaattaaatttaatttaatttaaaatttcattttttcgaaaattaatttaattaatttatttttaattaaatttaattataaattaattaaattaaaaaaaaaaaaatttttttaggagtgGCTATGTCGACAGCATGCTCGGAGGAGCAATTTCCAATTTGACAATCTCCGTTACGGGTGAAATGCATGAACAGCTCCTCGCAAAATATCCcgattttttggcatttttcgtCTGTATCGCGTACAGCGTGGCTTTGGGAGCTGGCGTGAAAGCAACTGCCGTGATAAACACAATCCTGACACTTGTCAATTTAGCGGTTATGGGTTTCGTGATCGTTTTGGGATTTTCTTATGCTGACATCGACAACTGGAATGTCTCGGATAAGGGATTTCTTCCTTATGGCTTCACGGGAGTGATTGCCGGAGCAGCTACTTGCTTTTATGCCTTTGTTGGATTCGATAGTATCGCAACGAGTGGCGAAGAGGCAAAAAATCCGGGAGTTTCGATACCATTAGCGACAATTTTCTCGCTGTGTGCCGTAACTTTGGGCTATGTTCTGGTCAGTGCAAGTCTGACACTGATGATTCCCTTTAACGAAATCCATCCGGAAGCTGCGTTGCCCGAAGCTTTTGGCGCCATGAACCTTCCGTGGGCTAAATATGCGATTTCCATTGGAGCTCTTTGCGGGATGACGAGCACGTTGCTTGGATCGTTGTTCGCATTGCCTCGTTGCATGTACGCCATGGCGTCGGATGGGttacttttttcgtttttcgggAAAGTAAATGCCAAAACGCAAGTCCCTTTATTAAATCTGGCGATTTCCGGAGTAGCAAGTGCTTTGTTGGCTCTTGTCTTTGATTTGGAAAAACTCGTTGAATTTATGTCGATTGGAACTTTGTTGGCTTATACGATTGTCTCGGCATGCGTTATTGTCTTAAGATACAGACCAAATGGCGTCGACGAACAAATCACGACGCAACAAATTGTCGATACGCCCGGAACGGACGATGAAACGACGTCACATTCGAGCGCCGAGGCAATTACTCCGAGCGGCGACATGATCGAACTGCAAATGGCGGGCAGATTAAAATCGCAATTTCGATGGTTGGAGCCTCTCGTGGGCAGATGTGAGCCGGGAGCTGCTTGTTCGGGCGCCGTTTTACTTTTTACCGTCCTCACAATCGCAATTTGTTTCCAACTTGAAGTCACGTCGGGCGATTTGTATGCGGGAACTTGGTGGGCTCTTGCTTTGTAcggatttttgttattttgtctcGTCGGATGTGTCGTTGTCATCGCAGCGCATCATCAAAACACCCGAGGACTCACTTTTAAAGTCCCTTTTGTTCCGTACATCCCGATTTTGAGCATTTTATGCAACATTATTCTCATGGTTAACCTTTCCGTGCACACGTGGTTGCGATTTTTCGTCTGGATCGCAATCGGAATGCTCGTTTACTTCTTGTATGGCATCCATAATAGTCGCGAAGGCGATTTGGGAACATCTTATTCGATGCTGATGACGTCGTCGGAAGCTGCACGAGGACATTGGGGATCAACGACGGGCGCACGAACAACTATCAAGAAAATTGTGGGAAAAGTTCATCGTGCCGGAGACAAACAACCCATTTTAGACGATGATGAGTAagttgaaaaatcttaaaagctTATCGATGTGCGTCAAATTCTTATgcgaaacgaaaatttaaaagaaattgggTTTCCAACAGGCGTCGCTTATAAAtgtcacttaaaaaaaataacccagAACTGAAAtgcttctgaaaaaaaatattttttaaacttctatCTTATGaaactacttaaaaaaaaaacaattttttaataaaaaaaatatctaatgtATAtagttttatacaaaaaacaaaaaaaaatgttggaagtccaaaacaaaaaatgttatacgaaaaattcacaattttttagtaagtctgaaattttctctttcaaaaaattctttattctATTTGAAACttcctaaaattataaataaaaaaaacatcgatATCCTCCTGTAGTTAGTCAAAAATATAGATGTTGACAAAATATTATGaacaaaatacaataaaatatgattggCCCAcagatattttatatatacacaaaaaataaaaaagttcattttataaaaaaaaatatttaaaaaaaaatataattgttgaaaatatatatttacaagaaaatatatataaatatatacaataaaacaaaaaaaaatattatatataaaagtcACTAGTTGTACCTTATCTGACTGCAcctattattaattaaaaaatatatatatattaaaaaaaattagaaaaaaattaaataatatttatcattagattaaatttaattaatttcaaaatttaatattaatttaaaaaattttcaataaatttaaatataaaaaaaatgattttttaaattgtattaattaataattattttgaataataaatataaaattaattttaacaattattatttttcaatataaaataattataatcaaatttaaataaattttattttttaaattttttttttatattttatattatatttatattatatattttgtatttaatttaattttctaattttaattaaaatttattaattattttatgaattacgattttaaaaaatcatatttaaaacttttttttataattatttaataataattattatttttgttaaataacaaattatttttaaaaattgattattaaaaatatatatttaatttaaaaaaatattaaaattatattttttttttatgaattacaatatgtttgcaaaaaattttcatattttaaacttaatatatttttttattattattttttttttgttaaataaaaattgtttaaaattgattaatattaaattattttatatttttaaaaaatttaattttaaaacttttattaataatacaatttaattaaatattgcaCCATGTGAAAGTacgttttttagtaaaaaaaagtatataaatttttgcccgaacaaaaaaaaataaatgcaagacTATCCTATCTTCTTACCTATgtgtcaatattttataacaaacatatataattattaaattattaaaaaataatataaataatttaaaaaaaatactaaaattcgTTGAAATCCAACCATTCCAGCCAGAAAAGACaagcaaaattatattttataggtttcacaaaaatttttgattttattttgtattaaaaacgcttaaaaatcaaatacctcaaaaatcaaaaaaagaccACGAAATCATCTTCtctctaaaaaacaaaataaatagtaataataaaattaatacaaaaatagataaaaagcatgttttaataatttttttaaaattaaatatttttagcgaaattttttattattttttaattattattttaattcttttgtaGTATAACATGCTTCAGAAATAGCAATCTTTATACCATAATGTTGTtgcaatatatttaaaaaaatatatcttaactatgaatgttacaaaaaaaatattttcttataaaaaaaggaacaaacaaTTGTCTATAAAACTGAAACAGAGCATAGATTgtctataaattattaatattattattatgtataaaCATGACACTATCAAAATTAGAGTACAATataaatatatgataaaaataataataaaacataccaaaagttaataatttatttatttttatcattatttttaaaaaaaatatctgattttaataaaaaaaaataatttatataaaaaaataataattaaatttaaaaaaaaatatttataactttttttttaagttgatataattataaaaaaaagtaaaaaaattctaataaaaaaataataatcataccCACAGCATATAGTAAGGcggttttcaaataaaatataataaaaatgtcaaataataatgataaaaaatattataaaaaaatgggaaTAGGAACTGCCTTCTcgcatattataaaaaaataacatttacaacatatataaaaataataaaaaaatccttcatcatacaattattattatatacatatataatatatatataaaaagttaatattaataattttacgaaaaataaaaaaaaattatgaaaaggaaaattttttgaaaataagagaatgatgatgacaggaaaaaaaattatataaataattaaaaaaaaatgcgatgtAGAACATGTATagctaaaaaatatgttttaaacaaaaaaaaatatattgtaataaataaaaaaaaataattataaataatacttactgaaagaaaaaaaaatgtttttttaatactttattaattttttattatttttaaataatttttttaatacaattaattttaatttttttaattatttagagagagctaaaatatattttctctattttcgttgttttttaattaaaaaatataatttttgtagctAAATATGtcatttcctaaaatttttgttacaattattTACAAACTTTGTCTTTTAGAGCTCAACGTACTATCTCAGATATCGCATCGACGAAGATCTCTGCATAGGCACTGTTGATTGTCCTGCGATAATTGGTGACTCCATGAGGTGTTTGAGCACAACactttgaaatttcaacaatttcgtGCGTACCTCATCCGGCAACTGATCATTTTTCGAATAATGTTTCGGCATGCAGCCATATTTGACGTACGTCACTCCATCTCCTTGCTCCGGCGGAATTACCGACAATTTCGCGCCATCTTCGTAATCGACTTGCACCACTCCCTGCGCATATTGCGACGCTGTTCCGATGCCCGGGATGTTCACAGTACGAattatgatgtttttttgtGCATAAGCGGAGGGAATTTGCATCGACGAGGTTCGTGGCAACGGATTTCCGGGAGTTTTATAGGGATCGAGTGATGCGGCGTGAACAGAAGTCTTTGGGGTATCCGCGAAATTTCTGTTAATCGAAGGCATTGAGCTTAAAATCCCCCCTGAACCGCTCGACGGAGGTTTTCTTCCAACGATTATCGGGAAACAAGTACCTGTCGTCTCCATTCGCGATAAAATTGCTTCCATACTGAGACAATGTTCCATGCATTCGTTGAAATGCTCCCACAAATCCTGATATTGACTCGCGCAAATGTTCTCCACGGAGTTAAAAAGCACTCTGTTATCGCTATCGAGTAATTTGACGCCATCAATGGCGGATTTTGTCACCCGGATCCCGTTATAGAAGAACGAATCGAAATCTTCGAGTGTTTCCATTACTTGAAATTTGCACTGCGGACTGAAATACGACACTTTAAGTGTTTTTGCACGAACCATTGCCGCAAATTTCGCTCCGtacgaatattttttccaatatttcgCGGGTAAATTATCGTAATTGTACACAGCATCGGGCCCATTTCGCGGAATTGAAGGCGGTTCATCCAAAATTGGCGTTCCTTGTCCGTTATTCGGCACGTAATACACAATTTTCAGCCCATCTTTTGATATTCGAAGCACTTCAACGACACGATCTTCCTTGTAACGAGCTTTGTGCTTGATAAATTCGACAGTTACCTCTCCCGACTCCAAAATACTCAA
The sequence above is drawn from the Culicoides brevitarsis isolate CSIRO-B50_1 chromosome 1, AGI_CSIRO_Cbre_v1, whole genome shotgun sequence genome and encodes:
- the LOC134830379 gene encoding lipoyl synthase, mitochondrial, with protein sequence MSQIANNRSILKKIVQQRSTLLRCSHNKHTNAAVIEQIREKLSSGPNFQDFVHNPEYTRDDWKEYEGKLKREKNDNERLRLPPWLKTKIPMGKNFAKIKEQLKELKLATVCEEAKCPNIGECWGGGEHGTQTATIMLMGDTCTRGCRFCSVKTARIPPPLDPDEPKNTAKAIASWGLDYIVLTSVDRDDLPDGGSKHIGSCISEIKRMSPQIFVECLSPDFRGDTECIKNVALSGLDVYAHNIETVEKLTPFVRDRRANYRQSLACLAEVKNIKPTLITKSSIMLGLGETDEQVEQTMRDLREAGVDCLTLGQYMQPTTKHLKVIEYVTPEKFKHWEEKGKELGFLYTASGPLVRSSYKAGEFFITSILKDRAASNS
- the LOC134838535 gene encoding cationic amino acid transporter 4; the protein is MPGTRRMILKHVMSGICFKMNRTKQLPGDIMDTPLNRCLSTLDITMLGIGHMIGAGIYVLTGTVAKEMAGPGIVLSFILAGLVSMLSALCYAEFGTRVPKAGSAYVYTYVSIGEFWAFVIGWNIILEHMLGAASVARAWSGYVDSMLGGAISNLTISVTGEMHEQLLAKYPDFLAFFVCIAYSVALGAGVKATAVINTILTLVNLAVMGFVIVLGFSYADIDNWNVSDKGFLPYGFTGVIAGAATCFYAFVGFDSIATSGEEAKNPGVSIPLATIFSLCAVTLGYVLVSASLTLMIPFNEIHPEAALPEAFGAMNLPWAKYAISIGALCGMTSTLLGSLFALPRCMYAMASDGLLFSFFGKVNAKTQVPLLNLAISGVASALLALVFDLEKLVEFMSIGTLLAYTIVSACVIVLRYRPNGVDEQITTQQIVDTPGTDDETTSHSSAEAITPSGDMIELQMAGRLKSQFRWLEPLVGRCEPGAACSGAVLLFTVLTIAICFQLEVTSGDLYAGTWWALALYGFLLFCLVGCVVVIAAHHQNTRGLTFKVPFVPYIPILSILCNIILMVNLSVHTWLRFFVWIAIGMLVYFLYGIHNSREGDLGTSYSMLMTSSEAARGHWGSTTGARTTIKKIVGKVHRAGDKQPILDDDE